A DNA window from Haloactinospora alba contains the following coding sequences:
- a CDS encoding TRAP transporter permease, which yields MATEPTSPSAVDSAGRVVTGAGDAEPQRSRTAEPAGTRQLRVGWRWVVFTVALFLSLFHLYTGYTGTLPDLQQRAPHLALGLVLVFLLYPARPRETTRQRWFGWGLTAAGAALLAYLAATGVAEWYVLAPSLGVLVVVQAVRYLPWSLLGVPAGDLVLSLLGLLCGAYMFFSHEEILETAGLIAPDSVAVATVGILLVLVATQRVLGTALVVLAGAMLAYAYFGPFLPGFLFHSGYTLDRIISTVFLGTEGVFGTPIGISATFIFLFLIFAAMLQRTGMERFFTDLALGSTGWATGGTAKVGVVTSAFTGTITGSSVANTVSNGAFTIPMMKRSGYRSEYAGAVEAASSTGGQLAPPIMGAAAFIMIEFTGLAYIQIIVAAAVPAVLFFAAQFVVIHFDSKRLGIRGIPRRELPDLRHLLASKGYLLLPIVGIFTLLSVGYSPIFAAMGAIALTVGVNALAQVVTAALRRWHGMDDKLTPWSLLEGLVDAARIALPIIIACATAGMIAGVITLTGLGLKLSNGLVTLGQGMLLPTMVLSMLACLILGIGLPTTANYVITATLAAPAIITILQQDASEPTTAMLLMAHLFVYYFGVMADITPPVCLAAYAASGVSGGNPIRTGVQSVRIAVSGFVVPFMFVLSPELLLQGVTWASGTLAVGTGLLGASLVGVAVVGYVNAPISWILRIPVAGAGLALLHGDWRADLVGGAVAALVLARHWWTSRSTGGGSVSTRVGAADGARG from the coding sequence ATGGCCACAGAGCCGACATCCCCCTCGGCCGTGGACAGCGCCGGGCGCGTGGTGACGGGAGCAGGGGACGCGGAACCGCAACGCTCCCGAACCGCCGAACCCGCCGGGACCCGGCAGCTGCGTGTCGGTTGGCGCTGGGTGGTGTTCACCGTCGCTCTGTTCCTCAGCCTGTTCCATCTCTACACCGGCTACACCGGAACACTGCCCGACCTGCAGCAACGTGCCCCGCACCTCGCTCTGGGGCTGGTACTGGTCTTCCTGCTGTACCCGGCCCGGCCACGGGAGACCACCCGACAGCGGTGGTTCGGCTGGGGACTGACCGCCGCGGGCGCGGCACTGCTCGCCTACCTCGCGGCGACGGGCGTCGCCGAGTGGTACGTCCTCGCCCCGTCCCTGGGGGTGCTGGTGGTCGTGCAGGCCGTCCGGTACCTGCCGTGGAGTCTGCTGGGTGTCCCGGCCGGCGATCTCGTCCTGTCGCTGCTGGGGCTGCTCTGCGGGGCCTACATGTTCTTCTCCCACGAGGAGATCCTCGAGACGGCGGGGCTCATCGCGCCGGACAGCGTCGCGGTGGCGACCGTCGGCATCCTGCTCGTCCTGGTGGCGACCCAGCGCGTCCTGGGAACCGCCCTGGTCGTACTCGCCGGTGCGATGCTCGCCTACGCCTACTTCGGCCCCTTCCTCCCGGGCTTCCTGTTCCACAGTGGTTACACCCTCGACCGGATCATCTCCACCGTGTTCCTGGGAACCGAGGGGGTGTTCGGTACACCGATCGGGATATCGGCGACGTTCATCTTCCTCTTCCTGATCTTCGCCGCGATGCTGCAACGCACCGGAATGGAGCGGTTCTTCACCGACCTGGCTCTGGGAAGCACCGGATGGGCGACGGGCGGGACCGCCAAGGTCGGCGTCGTCACCAGCGCTTTCACCGGCACGATCACCGGGAGTTCGGTGGCCAACACCGTCAGCAACGGCGCGTTCACGATCCCCATGATGAAACGCTCGGGGTACCGGTCGGAGTACGCGGGAGCGGTGGAAGCGGCCTCCTCCACGGGAGGCCAGCTCGCGCCGCCCATCATGGGAGCGGCGGCCTTCATCATGATCGAGTTCACCGGGCTCGCCTACATCCAGATCATCGTGGCCGCTGCCGTGCCCGCCGTGCTGTTCTTCGCCGCGCAGTTCGTGGTGATCCACTTCGACTCGAAACGGCTGGGGATCCGCGGCATCCCCCGGCGGGAACTGCCCGACCTGCGGCACCTCCTCGCCAGCAAGGGCTACCTCCTCCTCCCGATCGTCGGGATCTTCACGCTGCTGTCCGTGGGGTACTCACCCATATTCGCGGCGATGGGCGCCATCGCCCTCACCGTCGGAGTCAACGCCCTCGCGCAGGTGGTCACGGCGGCGCTCCGCCGCTGGCACGGGATGGACGACAAACTGACCCCGTGGTCCCTGCTGGAGGGACTGGTCGACGCGGCCCGCATCGCGCTGCCGATCATCATCGCCTGCGCCACCGCCGGCATGATCGCCGGTGTCATCACGCTCACGGGGCTCGGGCTCAAACTCAGCAACGGTCTGGTCACCCTCGGGCAGGGGATGCTGCTGCCCACGATGGTGCTGTCGATGCTGGCCTGCCTCATCCTGGGGATCGGGCTTCCCACCACGGCCAACTACGTGATCACCGCCACGCTGGCCGCGCCGGCCATCATCACGATCCTGCAGCAGGACGCCTCCGAGCCGACAACGGCGATGCTGCTCATGGCGCATCTCTTCGTGTACTACTTCGGTGTCATGGCGGACATCACGCCGCCCGTCTGCCTCGCCGCCTACGCGGCGTCCGGGGTGTCCGGCGGCAATCCGATCCGGACAGGGGTGCAGTCGGTCCGGATCGCCGTGTCCGGGTTCGTCGTCCCGTTCATGTTCGTCCTCTCCCCCGAACTGCTGCTGCAGGGGGTGACGTGGGCGAGCGGCACCCTGGCCGTCGGCACCGGCCTGCTGGGCGCGAGCCTCGTCGGTGTCGCGGTGGTCGGTTACGTCAACGCGCCGATCAGCTGGATACTGCGGATCCCCGTGGCCGGGGCGGGGCTGGCCCTCCTGCACGGTGACTGGCGCGCCGACCTGGTCGGAGGCGCCGTGGCGGCGCTGGTACTCGCCCGGCACTGGTGGACGAGCCGCAGCACCGGCGGAGGCTCCGTGTCCACCCGAGTCGGCGCGGCCGACGGCGCGAGGGGGTGA
- the miaB gene encoding tRNA (N6-isopentenyl adenosine(37)-C2)-methylthiotransferase MiaB — protein sequence MGEQRGSKTYEVRTYGCQMNVHDSERLSGLLEDAGYERAAGDGPADVVVFNTCAVRENADNRLYGNLGHLRPTKDANPGMQIAVGGCLAQKDRGEIARRAPWVDVVFGTHNIGSLPTLLERARVQREAQVEIEESLQSFPSTMPARRESAYAAWVSISVGCNNTCTFCIVPQLRGKEKDRRPGDILAETRTMVDEGAVEVTLLGQNVNAYGAEFGDRQAFSKLLRSCGEIDGLERVRFTSPHPRDFTDDVIDAMAETPNVMPQLHMPLQSGSSRILKSMRRSYRQERFLDIVRKVREAMPHAAITTDIIVGFPGETEEDFQETLNVVREARFASAFTFQYSKRPGTPAAEMEGQLPKEVVQERYERLVALQESISAEENSKLVGRELEVLVSEGEGRKNNVRRRLSGRAPDNRLVHFAVDEDTTIRPGDMVTVGVTHGAPHHLIADSGVRSVRRTPSGDVWAARNGREPQQPGVMLGMPTVGAPREEPAAAGGCCNT from the coding sequence ATGGGTGAACAGCGCGGCTCCAAAACCTACGAGGTTCGCACATACGGCTGCCAGATGAACGTGCACGACTCCGAGCGGCTGTCCGGCCTGCTGGAGGACGCGGGGTACGAACGCGCGGCCGGCGACGGCCCCGCTGACGTCGTCGTTTTCAACACGTGCGCTGTCCGCGAGAACGCGGACAACCGACTCTACGGCAACCTCGGACACCTGCGTCCGACCAAGGACGCGAACCCGGGGATGCAGATCGCCGTCGGGGGGTGCCTGGCCCAGAAGGACCGCGGCGAGATAGCACGGCGCGCGCCGTGGGTGGACGTCGTGTTCGGAACGCACAACATCGGGTCGTTGCCGACGCTGTTGGAGCGCGCGCGTGTGCAGCGCGAGGCCCAGGTCGAGATCGAGGAGTCCCTCCAGTCCTTCCCCTCGACGATGCCCGCCCGGCGGGAGTCCGCTTACGCGGCATGGGTGTCGATCTCGGTCGGCTGCAACAACACCTGCACCTTCTGTATCGTTCCCCAGCTCCGCGGGAAGGAGAAGGACCGCCGCCCCGGTGACATCCTCGCCGAGACGCGCACCATGGTCGACGAGGGCGCGGTCGAGGTGACGCTGCTGGGGCAGAACGTCAACGCCTACGGTGCGGAGTTCGGGGACCGCCAGGCGTTCTCGAAACTGCTGCGTTCCTGCGGGGAGATCGACGGGCTGGAACGCGTCCGGTTCACCTCGCCCCACCCGCGGGACTTCACCGACGACGTCATCGACGCCATGGCCGAGACCCCCAACGTCATGCCGCAGCTGCACATGCCGCTGCAGTCCGGCTCCAGCCGGATACTGAAGTCGATGCGCCGCTCCTACCGCCAGGAGCGTTTCCTCGACATCGTGCGCAAGGTCCGCGAGGCGATGCCCCACGCGGCGATCACCACCGACATCATCGTGGGCTTCCCCGGAGAGACCGAGGAGGACTTCCAGGAGACGCTGAACGTGGTGCGTGAGGCGCGGTTCGCCTCGGCGTTCACGTTCCAGTACTCCAAACGGCCGGGTACCCCGGCGGCCGAGATGGAGGGCCAGCTCCCCAAGGAGGTGGTCCAGGAACGCTACGAGCGCCTCGTCGCGCTGCAGGAGTCCATCTCCGCCGAGGAGAACAGCAAGCTCGTCGGCCGTGAGCTGGAGGTGCTCGTGAGCGAGGGCGAGGGGCGCAAGAACAACGTGCGACGTCGTCTCTCCGGACGCGCACCCGACAACAGGCTGGTCCACTTCGCCGTCGACGAGGACACCACCATCCGTCCCGGCGACATGGTCACCGTCGGGGTGACCCACGGGGCGCCGCACCACCTGATCGCGGACTCCGGCGTGCGCTCGGTACGCCGCACCCCCTCCGGTGACGTGTGGGCGGCCCGCAACGGCCGGGAGCCGCAGCAACCCGGCGTCATGCTGGGAATGCCCACCGTCGGGGCGCCCCGGGAGGAGCCGGCCGCGGCGGGCGGTTGCTGCAACACCTGA